The following proteins are encoded in a genomic region of Longimicrobiaceae bacterium:
- a CDS encoding BMP family ABC transporter substrate-binding protein, which yields MTHPKIRRAAIAACAVVLSAGCRDAAQSAAAGGKGPSVGVVLSTGGRGDKGFNDEAVAGAGRAAAALGADTSIADVQREDATLSGVTRFAEEGRDLVVGVSFMASQPTFQVAKDHPAGKFAVLDYAPVTDEQGRALPLPPNMAGITYRAEEGAYLAGALAGLKTATRKVGFVGGMYSPIVREFEAGYTAGVRAVCSDCVVLVDYAGTGPAAFNQPERGLALALAQYGAGADVIFHASGGTGKGVFQAAQQANRWVIGVDVDQSAEAPGHVLTSVTKKLDVSLYGLVEQVRSGRFHGGLLSQGLSDGAVGYVYDARNRPLIPDSVYYRVETLRQAIVAGLVKVPKVPADARMSRR from the coding sequence GTGACGCACCCCAAGATCCGCCGCGCCGCGATCGCCGCCTGCGCCGTCGTCCTCTCCGCCGGCTGCCGCGACGCCGCGCAGTCCGCCGCCGCGGGAGGCAAGGGGCCGAGCGTGGGCGTGGTGCTCAGCACCGGCGGGCGCGGCGACAAGGGCTTCAACGACGAAGCCGTGGCCGGGGCGGGCCGCGCCGCCGCCGCCCTGGGCGCCGACACCTCCATCGCCGACGTGCAGCGCGAGGACGCCACGCTGTCCGGCGTCACCCGCTTCGCGGAAGAGGGTCGCGACCTGGTCGTGGGCGTCAGCTTCATGGCCAGCCAGCCCACCTTCCAGGTCGCCAAGGACCATCCCGCCGGCAAGTTCGCCGTGCTGGACTACGCGCCCGTGACCGACGAGCAGGGCCGCGCGCTGCCGCTGCCGCCCAACATGGCCGGCATCACCTACCGCGCCGAAGAGGGCGCGTACCTGGCCGGGGCGCTGGCGGGGCTCAAGACCGCCACCCGCAAGGTGGGCTTCGTGGGCGGCATGTACTCGCCCATCGTGCGCGAGTTCGAGGCGGGCTACACGGCCGGCGTGCGCGCCGTGTGCTCGGACTGCGTGGTGCTGGTGGACTACGCCGGCACCGGGCCCGCTGCCTTCAACCAGCCGGAGCGGGGGCTGGCCCTGGCGCTGGCGCAGTACGGCGCGGGCGCCGACGTGATCTTCCACGCCTCCGGCGGCACCGGCAAGGGCGTGTTCCAGGCCGCGCAGCAGGCGAACAGGTGGGTCATCGGCGTGGACGTCGACCAGAGCGCCGAGGCGCCCGGCCACGTGCTGACCTCGGTGACCAAGAAGCTGGACGTGTCGCTCTACGGCCTGGTGGAGCAGGTGAGGAGCGGCCGGTTCCACGGCGGCCTCCTGTCGCAGGGGCTGTCGGACGGCGCGGTGGGCTACGTGTACGACGCCCGCAACCGTCCGCTCATCCCGGACAGCGTGTACTACCGCGTGGAGACCCTGCGCCAGGCCATCGTCGCCGGCCTCGTCAAGGTCCCCAAGGTCCCCGCCGACGCCCGCATGTCCCGCCGCTGA